One window of Nicotiana tomentosiformis chromosome 11, ASM39032v3, whole genome shotgun sequence genomic DNA carries:
- the LOC104111601 gene encoding putative B3 domain-containing protein REM15 isoform X1 codes for MENELPISRRFFKVMVPGFHAKLTIPPAFCLKLKGEKSEKGTLKHGKGTWNVEIGRSKNGVMWFDKGWEQFVQNYNLKIGDFAVFEHLGNMNFSVSLLDSTGCDKKFLMLEDGKQQVPSQVKSPECRIEKRKPEGDVLIHQYVKGSSEFTARIKEYNVRKRSPYLHIPTEFCHSNALLQNTTITLIGPSGISCPVSLRICPGGKTLYVIMTTGWRDFFSSNKLKVGDVCIFQIDRTNSDSKSITMNVRVM; via the exons ATGGAAAACGAACTTCCGATTAGCAGACGTTTCTTCAAAGTCATGGTGCCCGGTTTCCATGCAAAACTT ACAATTCCACCAGCTTTTTGTCTGAAGCTAAAAGGGGAAAAATCAGAAAAAGGGACTTTAAAACATGGAAAGGGTACATGGAATGTAGAAATTGGTCGATCGAAGAATGGCGTTATGTGGTTTGATAAGGGTTGggaacaatttgtgcaaaattatAACCTAAAAATTGGAGACTTTGCTGTGTTTGAGCACTTGGGTAATATGAATTTCAGTGTTAGCCTTCTTGATTCTACTGGTTGTGACAAAAAGTTTTTGATGTTGGAAGATGGTAAACAACAAGTACCTTCCCAAGTGAAATCTCCAGAGTGCAGAATAG AGAAAAGGAAACCCGAGGGAGATGTACTGATCCACCAATACGTGAAAGGAAGTTCTGAGTTTACGGCAAGAATAAAAGAATATAACGTCAGAAAACGTTCTCCTTATTTG CATATACCCACGGAATTTTGTCATTCAAATGCACTCCTTCAGAATACAACCATAACATTAATAGGTCCATCGGGTATATCATGTCCTGTGAGTCTAAGAATTTGCCCTGGTGGGAAGACTTTATATGTCATTATGACAACAGgctggcgtgacttcttttcAAGCAACAAGCTAAAAGTAGGAGATGTTTGCATCTTCCAAATTGATCGCACAAATAGCGACTCAAAATCCATTACAATGAATGTTCGTGTCATGTAG
- the LOC104111601 gene encoding B3 domain-containing protein Os01g0723500-like isoform X2: MENELPISRRFFKVMVPGFHAKLTIPPAFCLKLKGEKSEKGTLKHGKGTWNVEIGRSKNGVMWFDKGWEQFVQNYNLKIGDFAVFEHLGNMNFSVSLLDSTGCDKKFLMLEDGKQQVPSQVKSPECRIEKRKPEGDVLIHQYVKGSSEFTARIKEYNVRKRSPYLLLQRN, translated from the exons ATGGAAAACGAACTTCCGATTAGCAGACGTTTCTTCAAAGTCATGGTGCCCGGTTTCCATGCAAAACTT ACAATTCCACCAGCTTTTTGTCTGAAGCTAAAAGGGGAAAAATCAGAAAAAGGGACTTTAAAACATGGAAAGGGTACATGGAATGTAGAAATTGGTCGATCGAAGAATGGCGTTATGTGGTTTGATAAGGGTTGggaacaatttgtgcaaaattatAACCTAAAAATTGGAGACTTTGCTGTGTTTGAGCACTTGGGTAATATGAATTTCAGTGTTAGCCTTCTTGATTCTACTGGTTGTGACAAAAAGTTTTTGATGTTGGAAGATGGTAAACAACAAGTACCTTCCCAAGTGAAATCTCCAGAGTGCAGAATAG AGAAAAGGAAACCCGAGGGAGATGTACTGATCCACCAATACGTGAAAGGAAGTTCTGAGTTTACGGCAAGAATAAAAGAATATAACGTCAGAAAACGTTCTCCTTATTTG CTGCTGCAGAGAAACTAG